The Acinonyx jubatus isolate Ajub_Pintada_27869175 chromosome D1, VMU_Ajub_asm_v1.0, whole genome shotgun sequence genome includes a window with the following:
- the APLNR gene encoding apelin receptor — protein sequence MEEAGDFDTYYGADNQSECEYTDWKSSGALIPAIYMLVFLLGTTGNGLVLWTVFRSSREKRRSADVFIASLAVADLTFVVTLPLWATYTYRDYDWPFGTFACKLSSYLVFVNMYASVFCLTGLSFDRYLAIVRPVANARLRLRVSGAAATAVLWVLAALLAAPVMVFRATGDLENTTRVQCYMDYSVVAASGSEWAWEVGLGVSSTAVGFVVPFTVMLTCYFFIAQTIAGHFRKERVEGLRKRRRLLGIIVVLVVTFALCWVPYHLVKTLYTLGGLLRWPCDFDLFLMNVFPYCTCVSYVNSCLNPFLYAFFDPRFRQACASVLCWGQGRCGAAAHSGSGEKSASYSSGHSQGPGPNSGKGGEQMLEKSIPYSQETLVVD from the coding sequence ATGGAGGAGGCCGGCGACTTTGACACCTACTACGGGGCAGACAACCAGTCTGAGTGCGAGTACACGGACTGGAAGTCCTCGGGGGCCCTCATCCCCGCCATCTACATGCTGGTCTTCCTCCTGGGCACCACGGGCAACGGCCTGGTGCTCTGGACCGTGTTCCGCAGCAGCCGCGAGAAGAGGCGCTCGGCCGACGTCTTCATCGCCAGCCTGGCAGTGGCCGACCTGACTTTCGTGGTGACCCTGCCGCTGTGGGCCACCTACACGTACCGGGACTACGACTGGCCCTTCGGCACCTTTGCTTGCAAGCTCAGCAGCTATCTCGTCTTCGTCAACATGTACGCCAGCGTCTTCTGCCTCACCGGGCTCAGCTTCGACCGCTACCTGGCCATCGTGAGGCCGGTGGCCAACGCTCGGCTGAGGCTGCGGGTCAGCGGCGCCGCGGCCACGGCCGTCCTGTGGGTGCTGGCCGCCCTCCTGGCCGCGCCGGTCATGGTGTTCCGCGCCACCGGGGACCTGGAGAACACCACCAGGGTGCAGTGCTACATGGACTACTCCGTGGTGGCCGCCTCCGGCTCCGAGTGGGCCTGGGAGGTGGGCCTGGGGGTCTCGTCCACCGCCGTGGGCTTCGTGGTGCCCTTCACCGTCATGCTGACCTGCTACTTCTTCATCGCCCAGACCATCGCCGGCCACTTCCGCAAGGAGCGCGTCGAGGGCCTGCGGAAGCGGCGCCGGCTGCTCGGCATCATCGTGGTGCTGGTGGTGACCTTCGCCCTCTGCTGGGTGCCCTACCACCTGGTGAAGACGCTCTACACGCTGGGCGGCCTGCTGCGCTGGCCCTGCGACTTCGACCTCTTCCTCATGAACGTCTTCCCCTACTGCACCTGCGTCAGCTACGTCAACAGCTGCCTCAACCCCTTTCTCTACGCCTTCTTCGACCCCCGCTTCCGCCAGGCCTGCGCCTCGGTGCTCTGCTGGGGCCAGGGCCGGTGCGGGGCTGCGGCCCACAGCGGCAGCGGGGAGAAGTCCGCCAGCTACTCCTCCGGGCACAGCCAGGGGCCCGGCCCCAACTCGGGGAAGGGCGGGGAGCAGATGCTCGAGAAGTCCATCCCCTACAGCCAAGAGACCCTGGTGGTGGACTAG